In Rutidosis leptorrhynchoides isolate AG116_Rl617_1_P2 chromosome 6, CSIRO_AGI_Rlap_v1, whole genome shotgun sequence, the DNA window TAGGGGTATAACTGTGAATTTATGAGACAAAAGAGTAAATTGATCAAAAAGTGGTGCGTAAGGATCACTTCCCTTTGTGGAATCTTTGTATCGTTCGTCAACATTTGATTTTGATTTACAGTAGATGTTATTTTACcactttaatatttttttaatttataatttaatatgtATAATAATCATCGATCTATACTTGCGTTCAAACATCTAGAAATGCCTAGAAATGCAATTATAGCAGCCGTGACGCAATCACGCAATGCCATTGGTTCTATATTTTTCGACGTTCTCAGTAAAAGTCCAAATGCCAAACATCTGCTTCGAAACTTCCTGGAAGAAGCTTCTCCACTTTGTATTTTCATAACATATTATGCAAGatgaatattatatataaaagTTTAAATGTGCCTAAAATATAGGAGTAATTATTTATTCTTTATTATTCATTGTATGCAGttgattattttaacttttattgtATGTACTAAACTTGTTCACGATTGTTAATAGTCATCAACTCTATCGACCCATGACTCGGAATCACGATTTTTAACATGCGACTCAGGAACTTGTGAGTGGACTCGTGACTCAGAATCATGATTTTAAACCTGCGACTCGGGAATTAACACGTAAGAGTCACTTTATTACGTTACGCAAAGTAAAATATGGTGATATAGTCATTAATTAAGTCACTAACTGACGCTTAACACAATTTATTAAGGAGTAATCTAAATAGATTATGGTCATTTTTTTCTAAATATGTCTGATTtgatgacttgtaacttgtaagaGTTATACGATACTCAAAAGAGTCATGTACGATTTGAAAGAGTATATATATGACTcggaagaatgaaagtttttatgAATAGAGTTGAACTCGATTTATTTTTTAATTGTTAACATTGTTTTCCCTGCTCTTGTGTCTTGCTACTTGCTAGAGTAGTGTTTTAATAAGGTTGatgttaaagttaattattaactcAACACTTCAAAATTGACTCGTGAATTCAGTTCTTTGACATGGGCTGTGGCCCAAATAATGTTAACTTTATGAAAGTGGCCTCAAGTCTAAAAGTTATTAGAACCTCATTTGAAATCAACCAATTGACAATCCAGCCCATTTTTATTTCTTGTCCCAATTTTTTGTTTTTACGATGATTGAACACGACAAACAATTAACCCGCTTAGTCCGGCGTTTTAAATATAGTAAAGACCGACAAACAATTAAGCTTTTGTTTTACGTTTTCATTCTTTAATGATGATTCTAACTTGAATTTGAATTGAACAAATTACTTCAACAAATATGAGTTTTGATTGTAATATTAATACACTTGATTTAGAATTAAATCAGTTGCTTCAAGATTAGATCAGTTTAGATAATGAAAAAAAACTAATTATTGTAGTACTTTTTAACTACTCAAGTACCATTGCTATTGCTAGTACCACACAAGTACCAAAAAATTAATCACATGAATTTTCGTATGGTTAATATATCTTAGTCCAGATTAGTAGTTAATATTCAAGATTTATAACACGTTAACAAATTTCTATTAGATGGGGAAACAGAGTAGATCAAAACCATTAACAACAATAAAATGGCGTTTATTCTTAATTCCTCTTGCATATGTTGCAGTTTTTACAGCATACAGAACTCGGTTTCATCAATGTAAGTTAATCATATGAATAGATTCGAGTTACTAATTGGTTCGACGTGTTTAACTCTAACATTGCAGGGACAACACgtgttccaaatcatttggaagCTGGACCAGAAAAACATGTGCCTAAAAATAACAAAGATTCTCAAAAACATCTTCTAGGGAGACTGCTCGGAGGTAACGTCACCCGAGCTTAAACTCGTCTAGAAATTTTAAACTTAAATCATAAACATGGCTGATTTATTTGGTCAAAGTTGTCAAAAGTCTAATTTAGCCGGTCAAAGTTGTCAAAAGTTCAATTTGGTCGGTCAAAATTGAATTTATTCGGTCAAAGTAGGTCAAATACAgtaagtcaaagttggtcaacgttCGAAAAGTCCAGGACTGGTCTCCGACTTTTTCAATTAGTCCCTACAAGGTCTTGACCAGCTAGTCTCCAACTAGCAACTTTTACAACATTGACCTTATATTTGGTTCAAATGCGTTAACAAAATCTGATTTTCTGGCCGGAATTTTAGGTGATGAGCGTTTGAAGCTTGAAACTACGCAATTTGCATGCGATAATGCAACTCACGTGGGTTTTTGTGTGGCGAATCAACAAGTGAGAATCGATACGGCTAACTTGAAAGTCTATATGTGTTCCTATAATCAACCCGAGACCCTGGTTCGACCATATCCTTCGGAATACATAGCACTCACAAACACATACATAACACCTGTTCGCATACTAAAAGGGAATATCACAAAAACCCCTGAATCTTGTCATTATACACATTTAGTCCCTGTTATAGTCTTCTCATCCGGGATTATTGGGAACATATTTCATGAAATTAGTGAAATCATCATCCCATTGTTTCTCACTTCGCGCCATTTTCAATCAAGCGTTCAGTTCATTGTTACTGATTACCATCTTCAGTTTGTTAAAAAATATAACCAGGTCCTGAAACACCTGTCTAATTATCAAGTAATCAGGACCGGTTCGAAAACAGGTACACATTGCTTTCCAGGAGCAGTAATCGGACTTAAATATCACGACCATTTGGCTTTGGATCCTGAATCAAACCCGAAAAACTACACCATCCTACATTTCAAGCAGTTTTTAAGAGAATCATACAGTTTAAAATTCAAAAATGCAGGCGAGATTAAGAAGCCGGTTTTGCTTCTGGTTTCTAGAAAAGATTCACGAGTGTTTGTAAACGAAAACGAGATGGTGAAAATGATGAAGGATATGGGATTTCAAGTGATCATCAGAGATGGAAAATACATGTCTAATTTGGATGTTTTTTCAAAAGTGATTAACTCGTGCAACGTTATGATTGGTGCGCACGGTGCAGGACTAACAAACATGGTTTTCTTACCTGAAGACTCGGTTTACATACAGGTTATACCGTACGCGTTGAAATGGCCTGCTGATACATATTATGGCAGAGTACCAGCAACTAAAATGGGATTGAAGTATATGGAATACAACATTGTAGTAGAGGAGAGTTCGTTAATCGATTCGTATGGGCCAAATCATACTGTAATTACTGATCCAGGATCTATACACGCGAAAGGCTATGAAGCTGTGAGATCTGTTTATCTTAGCCAAAATATGACGATTGATCTGTCGGAGTTGAAGGAGACTCTTGTTGAAGCTCTTGACCATCTTGGAGAAAAAGATTTAATCACAGTTTCATGATGCTTACTGTTGTAGCatgagatgatacatatatatgttCTCTTTTATTATAAAAACTTGTACTTCTTGTGTCTAAGGTCTCACAGACCACACATATTACACCTGGCAAACagttcaggttgggtcggtttggataACGGGTCTaaacggttttgggttgaaatgagtcatgggtcaaatgggtcaaatttTTAACGGGTCAAATTGGGTCaagggtcaaaatgggtcaggTTAGGTAACGTGTCGAAACGGGTCATGAGTCTAAACGGGTCATatatttttacttttaatttttacattatttacattattttagttattattatttgtgtttatttaatttatatataatatatataatatataataatatataagaaaatattaatatacattataATTGATATGTCATGTAACCATGAATGTTTTCATACATGTTTGACGGATGAAACTTGTTATGCTCGACCTATTCGACCTATTCACAAGACCCATTAGACTTATCTCTATTTATTGAGAAAAACCCACTGCActttttttaagttttgatttacattgTCAGGTCTAAGACTCAATTGACTTAAAACTTTAAAAGCTCGACACAtttgacccaaatttgagagtatGCGTATCACTGAGACAGTAACGTAGCGATATTATAGTTGTCTTAACATATGAGTATGTACGACCGATAAAGCGGGCGGAGAGAAGAGAATATAAACTAGAACCTGTCGGTGCCAATTGTATCAAATATCTTTGAAAATGTGTTTGATTAAACTATATAAGCTCATGTATTACCAGCATTGTTAAAAACAAACAGATCAACAACTTGGACTGCATATGATTCAATCAATTGCAGTTTTTATTGCTTATTTTTGTAATATTCAAATGATACTCACGTGCTACAATGTCAATAGATACGTTAACCGGCCATTTTACTACTCTACACGCACACTCAGCTCATACATAATCAGAATTTTGCAGGGAACAAAAGATGACTGAGGCTGCGGAATTCTCAGCATCCTTTATTTTAGACCTCTCTTTTCCTATCCCTCTAAAAATCTTATCAGAAGTTTCAATTTGAACGGATGATACGTATCTTTTATCATGTGCAGGCCCCAATTCTTGATCAATTCTGCAAGGAAAACTAAAACAGTAAGATCGAAGAATATGCATGCATGTA includes these proteins:
- the LOC139853516 gene encoding alpha-1,3-arabinosyltransferase XAT2-like, encoding MGKQSRSKPLTTIKWRLFLIPLAYVAVFTAYRTRFHQWTTRVPNHLEAGPEKHVPKNNKDSQKHLLGRLLGGDERLKLETTQFACDNATHVGFCVANQQVRIDTANLKVYMCSYNQPETLVRPYPSEYIALTNTYITPVRILKGNITKTPESCHYTHLVPVIVFSSGIIGNIFHEISEIIIPLFLTSRHFQSSVQFIVTDYHLQFVKKYNQVLKHLSNYQVIRTGSKTGTHCFPGAVIGLKYHDHLALDPESNPKNYTILHFKQFLRESYSLKFKNAGEIKKPVLLLVSRKDSRVFVNENEMVKMMKDMGFQVIIRDGKYMSNLDVFSKVINSCNVMIGAHGAGLTNMVFLPEDSVYIQVIPYALKWPADTYYGRVPATKMGLKYMEYNIVVEESSLIDSYGPNHTVITDPGSIHAKGYEAVRSVYLSQNMTIDLSELKETLVEALDHLGEKDLITVS